Proteins from a genomic interval of Spea bombifrons isolate aSpeBom1 chromosome 4, aSpeBom1.2.pri, whole genome shotgun sequence:
- the LOC128490854 gene encoding protein SCO2 homolog, mitochondrial has translation MLAGLCVRHWSHSTLLPLRSIISLSPMFRCPISGRLSRTINTSSQLNVAQKSGSARPAVSLRARLAVSCVIGGGALGVWLYLRFEKQKQQKLQRIQQLQTLAVGQGDFNLVNHMGQPCSKKDLRGNWVLLYFGFTHCPDICPDELEKLSSAVSLLDKDPSLPPVLPVFISVDPERDTVTTLAKYLSEFHPRILGLTGTPEQIKDVAQAYRVYYSAGPADEDNDYIVDHTIIIYLLNPDGLFTDYYNRGKTQQEIADSVKRHMLTYTSVFS, from the coding sequence ATGCTTGCAGGACTGTGTGTACGTCATTGGTCCCATTCTACTTTACTACCGCTCAGATCAATAATTTCTCTGAGTCCTATGTTCAGATGTCCAATTTCTGGTCGTCTTAGCAGAACTATCAACACATCGTCTCAATTAAACGTGGCCCAAAAGTCCGGCTCCGCACGGCCTGCTGTCTCTCTGCGTGCCAGGCTAGCGGTGAGCTGCGTTATTGGCGGAGGTGCTTTGGGAGTATGGCTCTATCTACGATTTGAGAAGCAGAAGCAACAGAAGCTGCAGCGTATTCAGCAACTTCAGACTCTGGCTGTAGGACAGGGTGACTTCAATCTGGTAAACCACATGGGCCAACCATGCTCCAAAAAGGATTTAAGAGGAAACTGGGTACTACTGTATTTTGGGTTTACACACTGTCCTGATATATGTCCAGACGAGCTGGAAAAGCTAAGCTCTGCAGTGTCCCTTCTCGATAAGGACCCCAGTCTTCCACCTGTTTTGCCTGTGTTTATTTCCGTTGATCCAGAGCGTGACACGGTCACAACCCTTGCAAAGTATTTAAGTGAATTTCACCCACGTATTTTAGGGCTCACAGGGACTCCTGAGCAGATAAAAGACGTTGCACAGGCATATCGGGTTTATTACAGCGCAGGACCAGCTGACGAGGACAATGATTATATTGTGGATCATACAATCATCATATACCTGTTGAACCCTGATGGATTGTTCACAGATTACTACAACCGTGGCAAGACACAACAAGAAATAGCAGACAGTGTAAAGCGCCACATGCTGACATATACTTCAGTATTTAGCTGA
- the LOC128491189 gene encoding uncharacterized protein LOC128491189: MLGAHNNSADLHGNTPLHYAAHANDINQVNEILKSGCNILNRNGSGLTALHFAAFGGHVEILQKLLNYVPQAINIQSIKGASLMHEAVRGKCIEAVKFLIDIGANLNLQDQDGNTPLHLAGSIRPARVASLISQSLMQGGADTGMRNKNGEHFLFNVVRRAAMDHSQDADLLVSLALQYQTDLLIRNCDGFTVLDVARMAALPGIVTRKIQDRTQAQQKAVLDKSSFQGPRNVIFGQPHNHDVSLSPEQLPSPEYLPSVLASNFRLGRKAKLFICGHSRVGKTTFTNTLRQTGLISKLQYLLIDPKAPPSTKGVCLSHTDLEDDSVVIWDFAGQMEYYFTHSLLLATGGANTIYCLIFSLKGIESDQHGGQNQAIKQVIFWLRFLSVTRHSNACHHLILIGSHMDTLTEENRLEIANRFFYGVMDQELELFNCFKIQFFPINCKSLTDVGPVREELGKIVTQTLQESMGDTIPVVCQFVMEQITLLRRQKIRFQSWNDFAKSVTQGLSEPLCTNILLTAVEYLHNISELLYLSHSSAATANQTLNINLNSIATCQPNTVSRHTSLQHIKPVNSTCLAFGLCSCGCGTPSPSGLVVLEVSWLLQEIFGTFSNFLLSPASGKEKEYWSLSEVETALELKDGEGDTKAAVQLLETLELLLRTPDGYYVVPAWLKRGQPTEQVQWENVRGVVYRWQETSRGLFSQFLIGQLQVRLLGKFGSNRCRLWREGARCIAEALLRVEVSEDRRSLYLLGSWHKECNEGACYRLLEMVGRDVESLLKTFQEQGWERLHLIPRELFSFTLAEGLGGFSWEQISKAEEEGTTLCGKYSVVWPWEVLFPQHDNRMLAHLGRKCSTHWLEGNTLSKVCCMLDIIHPLGSDWRRLAEELGGATNSVVMALNDEATRIVCSPTRLVLERYPVSVEKLMEALKQMERIDCLTEVEAMMTQL, translated from the exons ATGCTAGGTGCTCATAACAATTCAGCAGACCTG CATGGAAACACACCTCTGCATTATGCTGCACATGCTAATGATATAAATCAAGTGAACGAAATTCTGAAGAGTGGATGTAACATTCTGAATCGTAATGGG AGCGGTCTCACTGCTTTGCACTTTGCAGCGTTTGGTGGCCATGTGGAAATATTACAGAAACTCCTCAATTATGTTCCTCAAGCCATAAATATACAGAGCATCAAG GGTGCCAGCCTCATGCATGAAGCTGTACGTGGAAAGTGCATTGAAGCTGTTAAATTCCTGATAGATATCGGAGCAAATTTAAACCTACAAGACCAG GATGGCAATACTCCATTACATTTGGCGGGATCAATAAGGCCTGCTCGTGTGGCGTCTCTTATCTCTCAAAGTCTCATGCAAGGAGGAGCAGATACCGGAATGCGAAACAAG AACGGAGAGCATTTCCTCTTTAATGTTGTCAGAAGAGCAGCAATGGATCATTCCCAGGATGCAGATCTCCTTGTTTCACTGGCTCTTCAATACCAAACAGACTTGCTAATCCGAAATTGT gATGGGTTCACTGTTTTGGATGTGGCCAGAATGGCAGCCCTCCCAGGAATAGTCACCAGGAAAATTCAGGACCGAACCCAG gCGCAACAAAAAGCGGTCTTGGATAAGAGCTCTTTCCAGGGGCCAAGGAATGTAATTTTTGGACAGCCACACAATCATGATGTATCTCTGTCTCCAGAACAACTTCCCAGCCCTGAATACCTTCCTTCTGTGTTAGCTTCCAACTTTAGGCTGGGTAGAAAGGCAAAACTTTTTATCTGTGGACATAGTAGAGTAGGAAAAACAACCTTTACCAACACACTAAGACAG ACAGGTTTAATTTCTAAGCTGCAGTATCTTTTAATTGACCCCAAGGCTCCTCCTTCCACCAAAGGTGTGTGTCTGTCACACACTGACTTGGAAG ATGACTCTGTAGTTATTTGGGATTTTGCTGGCCAGATGGAGTATTATTTCACACACTCCCTTCTTCTTGCAACTGGTGGCGCAAACACAATATACTGTCTGATTTTCAGCTTAAAGGGCATTGAAAGTGACCAACATGGTGGACAGAACCAGGCTATCAAGCAG GTTATCTTCTGGCTCCGTTTCCTAAGTGTAACTCGTCACTCTAATGCGTGCCATCACCTCATCCTAATTGGAAGCCACATGGACACATTAACAGAGGAGAACAGATTAGAAATAG CAAATCGTTTCTTTTATGGTGTAATGGATCAGGAGCTGGAGCTGTTTAACTGTttcaaaatacagttttttccTATAAATTGTAAAAGCTTGACTGATGTGGGGCCTGTAAGAGAAGAGCTAGGAAAGATTGTTACCCAGACCTTACAG GAAAGCATGGGTGATACTATACCCGTCGTCTGCCAGTTTGTCATGGAGCAGATAACACTTTTGCGCAGACAGAAG ATCCGATTCCAGAGCTGGAACGACTTTGCCAAAAGTGTGACACAAGGCTTGTCAGAGCCACTTTGCACAAATATATTGTTGACAGCAGTTGAATATCTACACAATATCTCTGAG TTGTTATATCTGTCACATAGTTCTGCAGCCACAGCAAACCAAACCTTGAATATTAATCTCAACTCTATCGCTACGTGTCAACCAAATACCGTGTCAAGGCACACATCCCTCCAGCATATAAAACCTGTCAATTCAACTTGCTTGGCCTTTGGATTATGTTCCTGTGGTTGTGGTACACCCTCTCCATCAGGACTGGTTGTGTTAGAGGTGTCCTGGCTACTACAGGAGATATTTGGCACATTTAGTAACTTCCTATTAAGTCCAGCTTCTGGAAAAGAGAAAGAATACTGGAGCCTTTCAGAGGTGGAGACTGCACTTGAGTTGAAAGATGGGGAAGGTGACACTAAAGCTGCTGTACAGCTGCTCGAGACGCTAGAGTTGCTTTTACGAACGCCAGATGGATATTATGTGGTGCCTGCTTGGCTGAAACGTGGACAGCCTACAGAACAGGTGCAGTGGGAAAATGTACGGGGAGTGGTATATCGCTGGCAAGAGACTAGTAGGGGACTGTTCAGCCAGTTCCTTATTGGACAGCTGCAGGTTCGGCTTCTGGGTAAGTTTGGATCAAATCGGTGTCGCCTCTGGAGAGAGGGAGCTCGATGTATTGCAGAGGCCCTGTTGAGAGTTGAGGTATCAGAAGACAGGCGTTCCCTATACCTGCTTGGAAGTTGGCACAAAGAATGCAATGAGGGAGCCTGCTACAGGCTTTTAGAGATGGTGGGAAGGGATGTGGAGAGTTTGCTTAAGACATTCCAAGAGCAAGGTTGGGAGAGGCTGCATCTCATCCCCAGAGAACTGTTCTCTTTCACTTTGGCTGAGGGGTTAGGTGGATTTAGCTGGGAGCAGATCTCAAAGGCGGAGGAAGAAGGCACAACTCTCTGTGGGAAATACTCAGTGGTATGGCCATGGGAAGTACTGTTCCCCCAGCATGATAACAGAATGCTGGCTCATCTCGGAAGAAAGTGCAGCACACACTGGCTGGAGGGAAATACACTTTCAAAGGTGTGCTGTATGCTGGACATCATCCATCCCTTGGGGTCAGATTGGCGGAGGCTTGCTGAAGAATTAGGGGGAGCTACTAATAGTGTAGTCATGGCTCTGAACGATGAAGCTACCCGCATAGTTTGCTCACCAACACGATTGGTACTAGAGAGGTACCCAGTGTCCGTGGAAAAACTCATGGAAGCCCTAAAGCAAATGGAGAGGATAGATTGTCTGACTGAAGTAGAAGCTATGATGACACAACTATGA